A DNA window from Naumovozyma dairenensis CBS 421 chromosome 10, complete genome contains the following coding sequences:
- the CST9 gene encoding SUMO ligase CST9 (similar to Saccharomyces cerevisiae CST9 (YLR394W); ancestral locus Anc_4.255) gives MSSNSLFDQPFVYCAICHRRSAKEDPLGLTSCAHILCSQHLSPSKICPACNTNDISIIRLVDNKTLPNDVKIFFEPIPQALESLYNVSQFQISGLRKQCQYYQNHCVKLREKCARQQQLLYKAKQELDSIPPLKKQITELENIIKRQEENMSRTKNQNYLIGNGRRNNNNNMYTFPSCSSTSSSMGNHPPPPTIDLTLDYDDGGSESDINNIEQTFINKLKKTSSLRKNLQQNRNNSNNNSGIMMTSSKNIPIVAESTQYSPMVQEKDLHIALSSSSNEAISSGHSSSNLTFNLNSNLNSSKFLPTSHTTTVTSALLGNKNNENKNSNNNKMMKPINKRKQFPNALENLRIVKRNNTIGASNRPTRSILNSQGIITHMKSSDGLSSTRNRQESKTQEQENVATNRPNNANILRQRASSQQLFTKNNSKFRRIR, from the coding sequence ATGTCTTCAAATAGTTTGTTTGATCAACCATTTGTTTATTGTGCAATTTGCCATCGAAGGTCTGCTAAAGAAGATCCTCTTGGATTGACATCCTGTGCACATATTTTATGTTCCCAACATTTGAGTCCTTCCAAAATATGCCCAGCTTGTAACACAAACGATATTTCCATTATAAGACTGGTTGATAATAAGACATTACCTAACGACGTTAAGATCTTTTTTGAGCCTATTCCTCAGGCTTTAGAAAGTCTGTATAATGTAtctcaatttcaaataagcGGCCTCAGAAAACAAtgtcaatattatcaaaatcacTGTGTTAAACTTCGAGAGAAATGTGCTAGACAACAACAGTTATTATACAAGGCAAAACAAGAACTGGATTCTATTCCTCCcttgaagaaacaaataacTGAACTGGAGAATATAATTAAGagacaagaagaaaatatgagTAGGACAAAAAACCAGAATTATCTGATAGGCAATGGAAGGcgtaataataacaataatatgTACACCTTCCCCTCCTGTTCTTCtacttcatcttcaatggGAAATCATCCCCCTCCTCCAACAATTGATTTGACTCTAGATTATGATGACGGAGGTAGTGAGAGtgatatcaataatattgaacaaacatttataaataaattgaagaaaacatcTTCTTTAAGGAAGAACTTACAacaaaatagaaataatagtaataataattcaggTATAATGATGacatcttcaaaaaatatccCGATTGTTGCTGAATCTACTCAGTATTCTCCTATGGTACAAGAAAAGGATCTTCATATAGCTTTatcctcttcttcaaatgaagCAATCTCTTCAGGCcattcatcttctaatctAACTTTTAActtgaattcaaatttgaattcatcaaaatttttACCTACTTCACATACTACCACAGTAACAAGTGCACTGTtaggaaataaaaataatgaaaataaaaatagcaataataacaaaatgatgaaacCTATTAATAAGAGGAAACAATTCCCCAATGCGTTAGAAAACTTAAGAATCGTCAAACGGAATAATACAATAGGTGCCTCTAATAGGCCGACAAGATCGATTTTGAATAGTCAAGGGATTATAACTCATATGAAAAGTAGTGATGGATTGTCTTCAACAAGAAACAGACAAGAGAGTAAAActcaagaacaagaaaatgtAGCCACAAATAGACCTAATAATGCAAATATATTGAGACAACGAGCTTCATCACAGCAATTATTTACGAAAAATAATTCCAAGtttagaagaattagataa
- the ATP10 gene encoding Atp10p (similar to Saccharomyces cerevisiae ATP10 (YLR393W); ancestral locus Anc_4.253) has protein sequence MFPRRYFTTSVLRLAAENGPNGGLLKKFMSPLIDSAKFDEEELIPKQLLRPIGLTNSPFQTTKYKEKGNSLKDLFNENKTNERVKELTHQLNKSSMHDLFVFRKTNGKLFFAPKSYWNASKALYFPHLMGNSLANPSEKIRLEEILKGKISIVKLFGNKIGNDMVNQYATDITFDPVPKENSNIQTIQINWIENKMKSWLSKLSIWKLRRMIDPKDHSKYFMCQWNQLPFDIRESLKINNIFTGYILIVDRNLKIRWITCGNPDESHDEIKTLWKCVRELEKEKEEFT, from the coding sequence ATGTTTCCGAGACGTTATTTTACAACTAGCGTTCTTCGATTGGCGGCTGAGAATGGCCCTAATGGTGGGTTACTGAAGAAGTTCATGAGTCCCTTAATAGATAGTGcaaaatttgatgaagaagaattgatACCAAAGCAATTATTAAGACCCATTGGCTTAACCAACTCACCGTTTCAAACTACGAAATATAAGGAAAAGGGtaattcattgaaagatcttttcaatgaaaataaaactaaTGAAAGGGTAAAAGAATTAActcatcaattaaataaatccTCGATGCATGATTTATTTGTCTTTAGAAAAACTAATGGGAAATTGTTCTTTGCTCCCAAATCGTATTGGAACGCGTCAAAAGCTTTGTACTTCCCGCATCTAATGGGGAACTCATTGGCAAATCCGTCGGAGAAAATACGTTTggaagaaatattaaaggGTAAAATTAGTATAGTTAAATTATTCGGTAATAAAATCGGTAATGATATGGTTAACCAATATGCTACTGACATTACTTTTGATCCTGTTCCGAAAGAAAATAGTAACATCCAAaccattcaaattaattggattgaaaataaaatgaaatctTGGTTATCAAAGTTGTCGATATGGAAATTAAGGAGAATGATTGACCCTAAGGatcattcaaaatatttcatgTGCCAATGGAATCAATTGCCATTTGATATTAGGGAATCGTTAAAgatcaataatatctttacTGGTTATATCCTTATCGTGGATAGAAACTTGAAAATCAGATGGATTACTTGTGGTAATCCTGATGAATCTCATGATGAAATAAAGACATTATGGAAATGTGTAAgagaattagaaaaggaGAAGGAGGAATTCACTTAA
- the CCW14 gene encoding Ccw14p (similar to Saccharomyces cerevisiae CCW14 (YLR390W-A); ancestral locus Anc_4.251): MRTSAIFSTIVSLVFLAKEAVATPPACVLACVAQVTKQSSTCDSMNQIDCLCSNEGSAIQDCINTICAGDLKSAALSAFENSCKEQGAAVSSASASASASASASATSSSSSSSSTKASSTVSSSSSKASSTEVSSSSVSSTKASGAPSSSSQAQSTTSTTQAPSSSSSSIVASSSTIVSVSSTSTSTQATATSSSISVIESEGAAANLLASSNIAIAAIAAFLL, translated from the coding sequence ATGCGTACCTCTGCCATCTTTTCCACTATCGTCTCCTTGGTCTTCCTAGCCAAGGAAGCCGTGGCTACTCCTCCAGCTTGTGTCTTAGCTTGTGTCGCTCAAGTCACTAAGCAATCTTCAACATGTGACAGCATGAATCAAATCGACTGTCTATGTTCTAACGAAGGTTCTGCCATCCAAGATTGTATTAACACCATTTGTGCTGGAGATTTGAAGTCAGCCGCCTTATCCGCCTTTGAAAATTCATGTAAGGAACAAGGTGCTGCTGTATCTAGTGCTAGTGCTAGTGCTAGTGCTAGCGCAAGTGCTTCTGCtacttcttcatcttcttcctcttcttctacCAAGGCCTCCTCTACTgtctcttcttcttcctctaaGGCTTCTTCTACTGAAGTTTCATCTTCCTCTGTTTCTTCTACAAAGGCTTCAGGAGCCCCATCCTCATCTTCCCAAGCTCAATCCACTACATCTACCACTCAAGCTccatcttcctcttcttcctctATTGTGGCTTCATCTTCCACCATCGTTTCAGTCTCATCTACATCTACATCTACTCAAGCTACTgctacttcttcttccatcTCAGTCATCGAATCTGAAGGTGCTGCTGCCAATTTATTAGCTTCTTCTAATATCGCAATCGCCGCTATCGCTGCTTTCTTATTATAA
- the ECM19 gene encoding Ecm19p (similar to Saccharomyces cerevisiae ECM19 (YLR390W); ancestral locus Anc_4.247), whose amino-acid sequence MARLRGFDVLTVAVVSAASVYMGINFFQPIVLQQLDKNGGLRPDIDVDTLKQLQVPTTERSNQDAQRILKEDEQDLVRGLEPSPREK is encoded by the coding sequence ATGGCACGTTTAAGAGGATTTGATGTTTTAACTGTTGCTGTAGTGAGTGCAGCGAGTGTCTACATGGGTATAAACTTCTTCCAACCCATTGTACTGCAACAACTAGACAAGAACGGTGGTCTAAGACCAGACATTGATGTGGATACTCTCAAACAATTGCAAGTGCCCACTACTGAAAGATCCAACCAGGACGCTCAACGTATTTTGAAAGAGGATGAACAAGACCTCGTTAGGGGTTTGGAACCAAGCCCTAGGGAGAAATGA
- the ART10 gene encoding Art10p (similar to Saccharomyces cerevisiae YLR392C; ancestral locus Anc_4.252): MAPKISIVLAPPLNGQFYSSNDEINGTITLNIAKSLPVKKITVIMRGYIETMTKFDQEYMMTPSFQEHRSFHMLVDNEVRVFPPDNVWDALEGSSKPFKIKPGEYSYHFIFPKMPRKPRCLKNHRPSDTVFVKSNKNFMPPTFNMDWKEFNKIDNLDLYYYSMGKILYNVQVQIELGKAPNWFRPFDKFLREYHPFEFIPDPIVSSPSSLLSPPVTSSSTTSSSSNLPTLNSTSGGYANEKRKQEVSSPSQRTVPSSIDVTLSGTEDGMRTNVDNDLILSMLGLSLTNQTHDGRKHVYKSTYKIGLPDGDSNLWVEVRSNEIQQVYRNDPLFKSGCNKFDSIFLMIKTRDDNAVNVINFLKNDKNPGKRGGIKPLKFQLNLLEVVTYLSQGVGNENFSSLRLMEFDFTNNSNTENTIFDINEMSFVSKEKISKSSNSASYYYTFECELKLKDIPSLQRLYFNEEDYKHRGNRLYSFKTCTIKREFSFQLLIDWEIISNGGISSISSSSDSKTGRQSEVIISPMQIFCQTRNNNRGSRINSGSNNGNGMSIVDNIYGEVEALPRYVPPPGYSESPTSPPPSKGTSKSIFSKKESQSKRTS; the protein is encoded by the coding sequence atggCACCCAAGATATCAATTGTATTGGCACCTCCATTAAATGGACAATTCTATAGTTCTAATGATGAAATCAATGGCACCATAACCTTAAACATTGCCAAATCTTTACCAGTGAAAAAAATCACTGTAATAATGAGAGGCTACATTGAGACCATGACAAAATTTGATCAAGAATATATGATGACACCAAGTTTTCAAGAACATCGTTCCTTCCACATGCTAGTTGACAACGAAGTTCGTGTATTCCCCCCTGATAATGTATGGGATGCATTAGAAGGTTCGTCAAAACCATTCAAGATCAAACCGGGGGAATATTCGtatcatttcattttcccCAAGATGCCTAGGAAACCACGATGTTTGAAAAACCATAGACCATCAGATACCGTCTTCGTTAAAAGTAATAAGAATTTCATGCCGCCTACTTTCAATATGGATTGGAAAGAATTCAATAAGATTGATAACTTagatctttattattattccatggggaagatattatataatgttCAAGTACAAATTGAATTAGGGAAGGCACCTAATTGGTTTAGAccatttgataaatttttaagAGAGTATCATCCGTTTGAATTCATACCTGATCCGATCGTATCTTCACCATCGTCGTTATTGTCTCCGCCCGTTACGTCATCGTCCACtacatcatcttcatcgaaTTTACCAACGTTAAATAGTACAAGCGGTGGATATGCCAatgaaaagagaaaacaAGAAGTATCGTCACCGTCACAAAGAACAGTACCGTCATCTATCGATGTCACATTATCAGGAACTGAAGATGGCATGAGGACCAATGTggataatgatttaatattatccaTGTTAGGTCTTTCACTAACTAATCAAACGCATGATGGGCGGAAACACGTATATAAATCTACTTATAAGATTGGGTTACCTGATGGAGATAGTAATTTATGGGTTGAAGTACGAAGTAATGAAATTCAACAAGTGTATAGGAATGATCCATTGTTTAAATCTGGTTGTAATAAGTTTGatagtatttttttgatgATTAAGACACGGGATGATAATGCTGTTAatgttattaattttttgaagaatgataaaaatCCTGGTAAGAGGGGAGGGATTAAACCTTTGAAATTCCAATTGAATCTTTTGGAGGTAGTTACTTATTTATCACAAGGTGTTGGGAATgagaatttttcatctttaagGTTGATGGAGTTTGATTTCactaataatagtaatactGAAAATACGatatttgatattaatgaaatgagTTTTGTTAGTAAGGAGAAGATTAGTAAAAGTAGTAATAGTGcttcttattattatacgTTTGAATGTGAATTAAAACTAAAAGATATACCAAGTTTACAAAGGttatatttcaatgaagaagattatAAACATCGTGGGAATAGGCTTTATAGTTTTAAGACATGTACTATTAAGAGAGAATTTTCATTCCAATTATTAATCGATTGGGAAATTATTAGTAATGGTGGTATTAGTAGTATTAGTAGTAGCAGTGATAGCAAGACTGGTAGACAATCTGAAGTGATAATATCGCCGATGCAAATATTTTGtcaaacaagaaataataatcgtGGTAGCAGAATAAATAGTGGTagtaataatggtaatggtATGTCtattgttgataatatttatgGGGAAGTGGAGGCATTACCTAGATACGTTCCACCTCCAGGGTATTCAGAGAGTCCGACTAGTCCTCCTCCTTCTAAGGGTACTAGTAAAAGTATTTTTTCGAAGAAAGAAAGTCAATCAAAGAGGACATCATGA